TTATGCTTGCGGATATATACCTTTAATTTGGCAATTTGCAACAGGCATGATATTTTTAATGGGTGGAGTTGCAGCAATATTTTCAACACCATATAGGGTTGCAAGACTTTTTGGAGATAAAGAACAAGCTAAACTTGCAATAAAAACTATTAGTAGTGGGGGATTATTTGGTACAGGATATGGAAATGGTATGGGAAGAAACTTTTATCTTCCGGAAGTCCAAACTGACTTTGTGTTTGCAGGATTTTCTGAAGAATGGGGACTTATAGGATCTGTAATCTTATTATTAGTATTTACTGCTTTTATATATTTAATATTTTATTCTACAAGATTTGTTAGAACAGTTTTTGAAAAGATGGTGATTGCAGGTATAGGATTTATGATAGCAGATCAAATAATGTTCCATGTGCTTATAAACTTAGCTATACTACCAACAACAGGAGTTACACTTCCTTTTATAAGTCAAGGAGGTTCTTCTATTATGACTCTGTTTATATCACTTGGAGTCTTAGGAGCCATTTTATTAAATATAGATGATGAAGTTTTTTATAAACTTAAATAGAAAGGGTTTAATATGAAAAGAATACTTATAACAACTGGTGGAACTGGAGGTCACATATATCCAGCATTAGCAGTTGCTGATAAATTAAAAGAAGAAGGTCATGAAGTAATATTTTTAGGAACAAATCATAGAATGGAAAAAGATTTAGTTCCAGCAAATGGGTATAAATTTTATGGGTTAGATATTATACCTATAAAATCAGTTAAAGGAATGATTAAATTAGTTAAAGCTATTTATGAAAGTAAAAGTATATTAAAAAAAGAAAAAATAGATATAGTTATAGGTTTT
The sequence above is drawn from the Pseudostreptobacillus hongkongensis genome and encodes:
- a CDS encoding FtsW/RodA/SpoVE family cell cycle protein; amino-acid sequence: MYNFFNIRTKRGLITSIFLLALILVITGLIIQLSISSPESLKNTQGATHSSIFFGQLRLIIISIPILFAISIVNIRKIKESVLWIYPLGFLLLLLPFSPLGVSANGARRWFRLGPMQFQPSEFAKIFLIITLAFIIELGFRRMISKKAAYLSGLGITMIYAMLILASKSLSLTIQVIAIFFLMYYACGYIPLIWQFATGMIFLMGGVAAIFSTPYRVARLFGDKEQAKLAIKTISSGGLFGTGYGNGMGRNFYLPEVQTDFVFAGFSEEWGLIGSVILLLVFTAFIYLIFYSTRFVRTVFEKMVIAGIGFMIADQIMFHVLINLAILPTTGVTLPFISQGGSSIMTLFISLGVLGAILLNIDDEVFYKLK